Proteins encoded together in one Ipomoea triloba cultivar NCNSP0323 chromosome 4, ASM357664v1 window:
- the LOC116015046 gene encoding uncharacterized protein LOC116015046, whose product MAGVIMKFFITSLFMWVVPVGILYGFNHNLFPGLSDLSPYSMTLLSGFLAVISVNVVIVFYICMAMREPSDKHEPDPKFLADAKASVRQDRQGETENSSAAGRTKEE is encoded by the exons ATGGCAGGAGtgattatgaaattttttatcACATCCTTGTTTATGTGGGTAGTTCCTGTTGGAATTTTATATGGTTTTAACCATAACTTGTTTCCTG GTTTGAGTGACTTGTCTCCTTACTCCATGACACTATTGAGCGGGTTTCTTGCTGTCATTTCTGTCAATGTAGTTATAGTATTTTACATTTGTATGGCAATGAGAGAGCCCTCAGATAAGCACGAGCCAGATCCTAAATTCCTTGCGGATGCCAAGGCTAGTGTAAGGCAGGACAGGCAAGGTGAGACCGAGAATTCATCAGCAGCAGGGCGCACAAAAGAAGAATAG
- the LOC116015045 gene encoding stromal 70 kDa heat shock-related protein, chloroplastic-like has translation MASSAATHVQLPFSHRKISHKTSVFGQRISFASPKRRYHNNHRAVRVVNEKVVGIDLGTTNSAVAAMEGGKPTIVTNAEGQRTTPSVVAYTKNGDRLVGQIAKRQAVVNPENTFFSVKRFVGRKMSEVDEESKQVSYRVVKDDNGNVKLECPAIGKQFAPEEISAQVLRKLVDDASKFLNDKVTKAVITVPAYFNDSQRTATKDAGRIAGLEVLRIINEPTAASLAYGFEKKNNETILVFDLGGGTFDVSVLEVGDGVFEVLSTSGDTHLGGDDFDKRIVDWLADDFRKQEGIDLLRDKQALQRLTETAEKAKIELSSLTQTNISLPFITATTDGPKHIDTTLTRAKFEELCSDLLDRLKTPVETALRDAKLSFNDLDEVILVGGSTRIPAVQNLVRKLTSKEPNVTVNPDEVVALGAAVQAGVLAGDVSDIVLLDVTPLSLGLETLGGVMTKIIPRNTTLPTSKSEVFSTAADGQTSVEINVLQGEREFVKDNKSLGSFRLDGIPPAPRGVPQIEVKFDIDANGILSVTAVDKGTGKKQDITITGASTLPKDEVERMVEEAEKFAKEDKEKREAIDTKNQAESVVYQTEKQLKELGDKVPADVKSKVEAKLKELQDAISGGSTQTIKDAMAALNQEVMQLGQSIYSQPGAGTPTPDDVKPGGESSSSGKTDGDGDGDGEVIDADFSESK, from the exons atgGCGTCATCCGCCGCGACTCATGTGCAACTCCCATTTTCCCATCGCAAAATCAGTCACAAAACTTCAGTTTTCGGGCAGAGGATCAGTTTCGCGTCGCCGAAGAGACGCTACCACAATAATCACAGGGCGGTGCGGGTGGTGAACGAGAAGGTGGTGGGCATAGACTTGGGGACGACCAACTCGGCTGTGGCGGCGATGGAGGGAGGGAAGCCGACGATCGTGACGAACGCGGAAGGGCAGCGGACCACGCCGTCGGTGGTGGCGTATACTAAGAACGGGGACCGCCTCGTTGGCCAGATTGCGAAGCGCCAGGCTGTGGTGAACCCGGAGAACACCTTCTTCTCCGTCAAGAGGTTCGTTGGTAGGAAGATGTCGGAGGTTGATGAAGAGTCCAAGCAAGTCTCGTACAGAGTGGTGAAAGATGATAATGGGAATGTCAAGCTTGAATGCCCCGCCATTGGAAAACAATTCGCCCCTGAAGAAATCTCTGCTCAG GTTTTGAGAAAACTTGTTGATGATGCCTCAAAGTTTTTGAATGATAAGGTGACTAAAGCAGTGATTACAGTGCCAGCATACTTCAATGACTCCCAGAGAACTGCAACAAAAGATGCTGGTCGCATCGCTGGACTAGAGGTGCTACGCATCATAAACGAACCTACTGCTGCTTCATTGGCTTATggatttgaaaagaaaaacaacgaAACAATTCTAGTTTTTGACCTGGGAGGTGGTACCTTCGATGTGTCAG TTCTCGAGGTTGGTGATGGAGTATTTGAGGTGCTTTCTACCTCAGGTGATACACATTTAGGTGGTGATGATTTTGACAAG AGGATTGTAGATTGGCTTGCTGATGACTTCAGGAAACAAGAAGGAATAGATCTTCTAAGAGACAAACAGGCTCTGCAACGCCTCACTGAAACTGCAGAGAAGGCAAAGATAGAACTATCTTCTCTCACACAAACCAATATTAG TTTACCGTTTATAACTGCCACTACGGATGGTCCAAAACATATTGATACCACACTTACACGGGCAAAGTTTGAGGAATTATGTTCAGATTTATTAGACAG GCTGAAAACACCTGTTGAAACTGCCTTAAGAGATGCAAAGCTATCATTTAATGACCTAGATGAAGTGATTCTTGTTGGTGGATCTACACGAATCCCTGCCGTACAAAACCTTGTCCGGAAATTGACCAGTAAAGAACCTAATGTTACAGTTAATCCCGATGAAGTAGTTGCTCTTGGAGCTGCTGTACAG GCGGGTGTTTTGGCTGGTGATGTGAGCGATATTGTGCTGTTGGATGTGACTCCTTTATCGCTTGGCCTGGAGACTTTGGGTGGCGTTATGACGAAAATCATCCCAAGGAATACCACTCTACCTACATCCAAGTCTGAGGTTTTCTCAACTGCAGCAGATGGGCAAACGAGTGTCGAAATTAATGTGCTGCAAGGCGAAAGAGAATTCGTGAAAGACAACAAATCCCTGGGGAGCTTCCGCCTCGATGGAATTCCACCAGCTCCGCGTGGCGTTCCACAGATTGAAGTGAAATTCGACATTGATGCTAATGGCATCCTCTCCGTCACTGCTGTCGATAAAGGAACTGGAAAGAAACAGGACATTACAATAACCGGTGCAAGCACCTTACCCAAAGATGAG GTGGAAAGAATGGTTGAAGAAGCAGAGAAGTTTGCCAAAGAGGACAAGGAGAAAAGGGAGGCCATTGATACCAAGAACCAGGCAGAATCTGTTGTGTACCAGACTGAAAAACAGTTGAAGGAGTTGGGAGACAAGGTCCCTGCTGATGTTAAAAGCAAGGTGGAGGCTAAGCTGAAAGAGCTGCAGGATGCGATTTCTGGCGGTTCAACCCAAACGATAAAAGACGCCATGGCGGCACTGAACCAAGAAGTGATGCAACTAGGCCAGTCTATCTATAGCCAACCAGGCGCTGGAACACCTACACCAGATGATGTTAAGCCAGGCGGGGAGTCAAGTTCATCAGGTAAAACCGATGGAGATGGAGACGGAGACGGAGAAGTCATTGATGCAGATTTTAGTGAAAGCAAGTGA